From a region of the Georgenia yuyongxinii genome:
- a CDS encoding RidA family protein, translating to MSTYNTIYARGTDTAPRSSLHTQTVAFSHYNNISAQLPVDPRSGKVVAGGVAEQARQCLANIKAILESIDHVMDDVVRITIFLRHISDIEAVDDVCATFFTSYVPTRTTLAVADLPMDALVQIEAVVSNGEGTIPGAPQAGDLVKVARNTENAPTSPGATQTVAFSHYNNISAQLPIDPESGNLVAGGVREQAGQCLNNVKTILGSIGHVMDDVVRNTIFLKNISDVSAVDEVYATFFPNYVPARTTVAVAGLPMDALVQVEAVVSHGDGTPPQAPEDARRLVIEANDTENAPKDPRSSQTVAFSHYNHISAQLPLDPRTGGMVPGGTKEHASQCLANIQAILESIDHRMDDVVKLNVYLRDMAEIDAVDEVCTTYFPSYVPARRTVGVSALPGDALVQIEAVVSNAEGTPPAA from the coding sequence ATGAGCACCTACAACACCATTTATGCAAGAGGCACGGACACTGCCCCGAGGAGTTCGCTGCACACTCAAACCGTCGCATTCTCTCACTACAACAACATTTCTGCCCAGCTGCCTGTCGATCCTAGATCTGGAAAGGTGGTCGCTGGTGGTGTGGCAGAGCAGGCCAGGCAGTGCCTCGCCAATATCAAGGCAATTCTGGAGAGCATCGACCATGTCATGGACGATGTTGTCAGAATCACCATCTTTCTCAGGCACATCTCCGACATCGAGGCCGTCGACGACGTTTGCGCAACCTTTTTCACGAGCTATGTTCCTACGCGGACGACACTCGCGGTTGCAGACTTGCCTATGGATGCTCTGGTGCAGATCGAGGCAGTTGTCTCGAACGGGGAGGGAACAATTCCGGGTGCACCGCAGGCAGGCGACCTCGTCAAGGTCGCAAGAAACACAGAGAATGCGCCAACGAGTCCAGGAGCCACGCAGACCGTAGCTTTCTCGCACTACAACAACATTTCAGCTCAGCTCCCGATCGACCCCGAGTCCGGCAATTTGGTCGCTGGTGGTGTGCGAGAGCAGGCCGGGCAGTGTCTGAACAACGTCAAGACGATTCTAGGGAGCATCGGCCATGTTATGGACGATGTTGTGAGGAACACCATCTTCCTCAAGAACATCTCCGACGTTAGCGCCGTGGACGAAGTCTACGCGACGTTCTTCCCGAACTATGTGCCTGCACGGACGACGGTTGCAGTTGCAGGTTTGCCGATGGACGCTCTGGTGCAAGTTGAAGCAGTTGTGTCGCACGGAGACGGCACACCCCCACAAGCCCCTGAGGACGCGCGTCGTCTCGTCATTGAGGCCAACGACACGGAAAATGCGCCCAAGGATCCGCGCTCCTCGCAGACCGTAGCGTTCTCTCATTACAACCACATTTCAGCTCAATTGCCGTTGGACCCGAGAACTGGCGGAATGGTTCCTGGCGGCACAAAAGAGCATGCTTCCCAGTGCCTGGCCAATATCCAGGCGATTCTGGAGAGCATCGATCACCGCATGGACGATGTGGTAAAGCTCAACGTCTATCTCAGGGATATGGCAGAGATCGACGCTGTGGACGAAGTCTGCACCACATACTTCCCGAGCTATGTGCCTGCACGAAGGACAGTCGGCGTGTCAGCTCTACCCGGAGACGCCCTCGTCCAGATCGAAGCAGTTGTGTCAAACGCGGAAGGAACCCCTCCAGCAGCGTAG